A stretch of the Nicotiana tabacum cultivar K326 chromosome 6, ASM71507v2, whole genome shotgun sequence genome encodes the following:
- the LOC107788834 gene encoding uncharacterized protein LOC107788834, whose amino-acid sequence MKFRAFLTDNGVNLLDKRFLPALDKMGKICYLYLTRDHVYFLHNLLNGDGIQSIAQFRIEALFDEYRISSQNDDRISFTIDLSLLHRALRSIISIYTEFSASHGGDPVGDSAPNRLQIKLVKKLPPHSQQPMPFLTLEAKGYRSAVIQDVPISKPLSRSDVLELQAALDMAQDLPQTLIRVPDMHQLQNFVDRMKNVGDVLNVSISKYGDLHLQVSTTLITLGAEFRKLLVIGEQAESPTGDQNLSAQSRTRVALQRGDAMMVQVSVKHFFKSLQCHFAKPDCAFYGIAQQGACLTVIFQFFIPGTHQTDKAISLYCRLPVLDPGSS is encoded by the coding sequence ATGAAGTTCAGGGCATTTCTAACAGACAATGGTGTCAACCTCCTGGATAAGAGGTTCCTTCCAGCTCTTGACAAAATGGGAAAGATCTGCTACCTCTACCTTACGAGAGACCATGTATATTTTCTCCATAACCTCCTCAATGGTGATGGCATCCAATCCATTGCTCAATTCCGCATTGAGGCACTGTTTGATGAGTATCGCATCTCTAGCCAAAATGATGATCGGATATCTTTCACTATTGATCTTTCTCTTCTGCACCGTGCCCTTCGTAGTATCATTAGTATTTACACCGAGTTCAGTGCCAGTCACGGTGGAGATCCTGTCGGAGACAGTGCCCCTAACCGCCTCCAAATCAAGCTGGTAAAGAAGCTCCCTCCTCATTCTCAACAACCTATGCCTTTTCTCACTTTGGAGGCAAAAGGTTACAGGTCTGCTGTTATTCAAGATGTGCCCATCTCTAAGCCCTTGTCAAGGTCTGATGTACTTGAATTACAAGCAGCCCTTGATATGGCTCAAGATTTGCCTCAGACACTTATACGAGTCCCAGATATGCATCAGTTACAGAACTTCGTGGATCGAATGAAAAATGTTGGTGATGTGCTTAATGTTTCTATAAGTAAGTATGGTGATCTCCATCTGCAAGTTTCTACTACCCTGATTACACTTGGTGCTGAGTTCCGGAAGCTGTTAGTTATTGGAGAACAAGCAGAGAGCCCAACAGGTGACCAAAATTTGAGTGCTCAGTCAAGAACAAGAGTAGCACTTCAGAGAGGAGATGCAATGATGGTTCAAGTGAGTGTGAAGCATTTCTTCAAGAGTCTTCAGTGTCACTTTGCAAAGCCCGATTGTGCTTTCTATGGTATTGCTCAGCAGGGTGCTTGCCTAACAGTCATATTTCAGTTCTTCATTCCAGGGACACATCAAACAGATAAGGCAATTAGTCTTTACTGCCGACTACCTGTCCTTGACCCTGGATCTAGTTGA